In Kitasatospora sp. NA04385, a single genomic region encodes these proteins:
- a CDS encoding helix-turn-helix transcriptional regulator: MNKKDLDPTISPAHAFGVQLRRSREAKGLTQAQLGDLLGVTGTYVGCFERASRVPHIDAVTRADEVLETGGTLSLLYWNIRHTALFEGFPEFTECEAKATELRLFEIGIMPGLLQTPEYARIELAGGVSRGNISTEQAAERLSFRLARQAAITRRPAPMIHVAMDESALRWQVGGPAVMIPQLRRIEELAELPNMIIQVVPFSLGTRRPFHHCLTLLTLPNHTQVGYVEDMKQGHLERDISTVQEWSRDYARMQADAPSVADSMATVRAVRKELER, encoded by the coding sequence GTGAACAAGAAGGATCTTGACCCCACGATCTCTCCCGCGCACGCGTTCGGCGTCCAGCTCCGGCGGTCGCGCGAAGCGAAGGGGCTCACGCAGGCCCAGCTCGGGGATCTGCTGGGCGTCACGGGCACCTACGTCGGTTGCTTCGAGCGTGCGAGCAGGGTTCCCCACATCGACGCTGTGACCAGGGCGGATGAGGTGTTGGAGACCGGAGGGACGCTGTCGCTCCTGTATTGGAACATTCGGCACACCGCGTTGTTCGAGGGCTTTCCGGAGTTCACCGAATGCGAGGCGAAGGCCACTGAGCTACGACTCTTCGAGATCGGCATCATGCCGGGGCTGCTCCAGACTCCGGAGTACGCACGGATCGAACTTGCCGGTGGAGTCTCGCGTGGCAACATTTCAACCGAACAGGCCGCCGAGCGACTCTCCTTTCGCCTCGCCCGACAGGCGGCGATCACCCGTCGACCAGCGCCCATGATCCACGTTGCGATGGACGAGAGCGCACTTCGCTGGCAGGTAGGTGGCCCTGCAGTGATGATTCCGCAGCTACGACGCATCGAAGAATTGGCCGAACTGCCGAATATGATCATCCAGGTGGTGCCCTTCAGTCTCGGCACTCGCCGTCCGTTCCACCATTGCCTGACCCTGCTCACCCTCCCCAACCACACACAGGTCGGCTATGTGGAGGATATGAAGCAAGGACACCTCGAACGAGACATCTCCACTGTTCAGGAGTGGTCCAGGGACTACGCTCGCATGCAGGCTGACGCGCCGTCCGTAGCCGATTCGATGGCGACAGTCCGTGCCGTACGAAAGGAACTGGAACGATGA
- a CDS encoding helix-turn-helix domain-containing protein, producing MPGGRLTQQERQQIALGLADDLAYAEIARRIDRPTSTVTREVMRNGGPAGYRADLAHRATEQRAHRRAAPARGPRPADRPADGRDPEAMAGFEEAITTVFMQSGLSRMPARVLAALLLTDSGCLSATDLARRLEVSPASVSKAVAFLDEQSMIRRERDERRRERYLVDDEIWYQSAVASAQANAVVAATARQGVSVLGSATPAGARLENVARFLDHLSEMLLRAAEQAREVLSSKPVEEG from the coding sequence ATGCCGGGAGGCAGGCTCACCCAGCAGGAGCGCCAGCAGATCGCGCTGGGCCTGGCCGACGACCTCGCCTACGCGGAGATCGCCCGCCGGATCGACCGGCCGACCTCCACCGTCACCCGCGAGGTCATGCGCAACGGTGGCCCGGCCGGCTACCGGGCCGACCTCGCCCACCGCGCCACCGAGCAGCGTGCCCACCGCCGGGCCGCACCGGCCCGCGGCCCGCGCCCGGCCGACCGCCCGGCCGACGGACGCGACCCCGAGGCGATGGCCGGTTTCGAGGAGGCGATCACCACCGTCTTCATGCAGTCCGGCCTGAGCCGGATGCCCGCCCGGGTGCTGGCGGCGCTGCTGCTCACCGACTCCGGCTGCCTGAGCGCCACCGACCTCGCCCGGCGCCTGGAGGTCAGCCCGGCGTCCGTCTCCAAGGCCGTCGCCTTCCTGGACGAGCAGTCGATGATCCGCCGCGAGCGCGACGAGCGGCGCCGCGAGCGCTACCTGGTGGACGACGAGATCTGGTACCAGTCCGCGGTGGCCAGCGCGCAGGCCAACGCCGTGGTGGCCGCCACCGCGCGCCAGGGCGTCTCCGTCCTCGGCTCGGCGACCCCCGCCGGGGCGCGGCTGGAGAACGTCGCCCGGTTCCTCGACCACCTCTCCGAGATGCTGCTGCGCGCCGCCGAGCAGGCGCGCGAGGTGCTCTCCAGCAAGCCCGTCGAGGAGGGCTGA
- a CDS encoding DUF4097 family beta strand repeat-containing protein, which translates to MQKFDTPAPVTVVLDVPAGLVRFIAADRTDTVVELRPADPAKGRDAKAVEQTEVSYADGVLRIVTGSAPHRLLGPSGALDVTVQLPSGSKVEAKSADARLRGVGRLGDVTFESARGAVKLDEASAASLTLQDGDIEVGRLTGPGGLSTQRGDLTVTEAVRGTLELTTLAGSISVGVARGVSASLDAGTGHGRIDNALRNADDVPAVTIRATTSKGDISARTAA; encoded by the coding sequence ATGCAGAAGTTCGACACCCCCGCCCCGGTCACCGTCGTCCTGGACGTCCCGGCCGGCCTGGTCCGCTTCATCGCCGCCGACCGCACCGACACCGTGGTAGAACTGCGGCCCGCCGACCCGGCGAAGGGCCGCGACGCGAAGGCCGTCGAGCAGACCGAGGTCAGCTACGCGGACGGCGTGCTGCGGATCGTCACCGGCTCCGCCCCGCACCGCCTGCTCGGCCCGTCCGGCGCGCTGGACGTCACCGTGCAGCTGCCGTCCGGCTCGAAGGTCGAGGCGAAGAGCGCGGACGCCCGGCTCCGGGGCGTGGGACGGCTCGGCGACGTCACCTTCGAGAGCGCCCGGGGAGCGGTGAAGCTCGACGAGGCGTCCGCCGCCAGCCTCACCCTGCAGGACGGCGACATCGAGGTGGGTCGGCTCACCGGCCCCGGCGGGCTCAGCACCCAGCGCGGCGACCTGACCGTCACCGAGGCGGTGCGCGGCACGCTCGAACTGACCACCCTCGCCGGCTCCATCTCGGTCGGCGTCGCCCGCGGCGTCTCCGCCTCGCTGGACGCCGGCACCGGCCACGGCCGCATCGACAACGCGCTGCGCAACGCCGACGACGTCCCCGCGGTCACCATCCGGGCCACCACCTCGAAGGGCGACATCTCCGCCCGCACCGCCGCCTGA
- a CDS encoding helix-turn-helix transcriptional regulator, producing MQMDRTGLADFLRRSRERLRPQDAGLPAGPRRRTPGLRREELAQLAGVSADYVMRLEQGRSSQPSPQLLAALARALRLTGDERDHLHLLAGHRPPEGPTAGRHVRPALRYLLDRLGDTPAQLLTDLGDLLAQNALAEALFGCVCTVAEPDRNIVWRWFTEPAVREAYPAEEREPLGRLHVAELRAAATRRGFDPPTRALLDRLTTASPEFTDLWQHHEVAVRRTSRLRVVHPAVGPIEFDYELLQTQAADQRLRLFTPPPDVTDPGPLELLREIGPETAHRTHR from the coding sequence ATGCAGATGGACCGGACGGGGCTCGCCGACTTCCTCCGCCGCTCCCGCGAGCGGCTGCGCCCGCAGGACGCCGGACTCCCGGCCGGGCCGCGGCGCCGCACCCCCGGCCTGCGCCGGGAGGAACTCGCCCAGCTGGCGGGCGTCTCGGCCGACTACGTGATGCGGCTCGAACAGGGCCGCAGCTCCCAGCCGTCCCCGCAGCTGCTCGCCGCGCTCGCCCGGGCCCTGCGGCTGACCGGGGACGAACGCGACCACCTCCACCTGCTCGCGGGCCACCGCCCGCCCGAGGGCCCGACCGCCGGCCGGCACGTCCGTCCCGCCCTGCGCTACCTGCTCGACCGGCTCGGCGACACGCCCGCCCAGCTGCTCACCGACCTCGGCGACCTGCTGGCCCAGAACGCCCTGGCCGAGGCGCTGTTCGGGTGCGTGTGCACGGTCGCCGAGCCGGACCGCAACATCGTCTGGCGCTGGTTCACCGAACCCGCCGTCCGCGAGGCCTACCCCGCCGAGGAGCGCGAACCGCTCGGCCGCCTGCACGTCGCCGAGCTGCGGGCCGCCGCCACCCGCCGCGGCTTCGACCCGCCCACCCGCGCCCTGCTCGACCGACTGACCACCGCCAGCCCCGAGTTCACCGACCTCTGGCAGCACCACGAGGTCGCCGTCCGGCGCACCAGCCGCCTCCGGGTCGTCCACCCGGCGGTCGGCCCGATCGAGTTCGACTACGAGCTGCTCCAGACCCAGGCCGCCGACCAGCGCCTGCGCCTGTTCACGCCCCCGCCCGACGTGACCGACCCCGGCCCGCTGGAACTGCTGCGCGAGATCGGCCCGGAGACCGCGCACCGCACCCACCGCTAG
- a CDS encoding DUF397 domain-containing protein, whose protein sequence is MTLPPDLSVACWSKSSYSGSGGQCVEMALNLVQMHGVVPVRDSKDPQGPALVFTTADFDTFVTALKSGWFGEV, encoded by the coding sequence ATGACCCTTCCTCCTGACCTGAGCGTCGCGTGTTGGAGCAAGTCGAGCTACAGCGGTTCCGGCGGGCAGTGCGTCGAGATGGCGTTGAACCTTGTTCAGATGCACGGCGTCGTGCCAGTCCGTGACTCCAAGGACCCCCAAGGCCCCGCGCTGGTGTTCACCACGGCTGACTTCGACACCTTCGTCACCGCCCTCAAGTCAGGCTGGTTCGGCGAGGTTTGA
- a CDS encoding DUF6882 domain-containing protein — translation MTTTFSEPFLRVAEHHAARGAEQLEALGLVLPDAPWTADLERGVYESGGLTLRVGLLGTFDPAARSWLWGWANPGFAGTPVTAASARLAEFGRAYGVPELAEPGVDLSGFADPRHAAEALAFTGMGVLGAPGYIGQEAGPETRVYFVPQDPALRPAPLDPVTVPRMLLTGAGLFGHDARAVVRGYFGHHGASVTEDADAITALLPNRHTVRVSFDPQGRIASVDGTLGGN, via the coding sequence GTGACCACGACTTTCAGTGAGCCCTTCCTCCGCGTCGCCGAACACCACGCCGCCCGGGGCGCGGAGCAGTTGGAGGCCCTGGGCCTCGTGCTGCCGGACGCGCCGTGGACGGCCGACCTGGAGCGGGGCGTCTACGAGAGCGGCGGGCTGACCCTGCGGGTCGGGCTGCTCGGGACGTTCGACCCCGCGGCGCGGTCGTGGCTGTGGGGCTGGGCCAACCCGGGCTTCGCCGGGACGCCCGTGACGGCCGCCTCCGCCCGGCTCGCCGAGTTCGGACGGGCTTACGGCGTACCGGAGTTGGCGGAACCCGGGGTCGACCTGTCCGGCTTCGCGGACCCGCGGCACGCGGCCGAGGCGCTGGCCTTCACCGGCATGGGCGTGCTCGGCGCGCCGGGCTACATCGGGCAGGAGGCCGGGCCGGAGACCCGGGTGTACTTCGTGCCGCAGGACCCGGCCCTCCGCCCGGCGCCGCTCGACCCGGTGACCGTGCCGCGGATGCTGCTGACCGGCGCCGGGCTGTTCGGGCACGACGCCCGCGCCGTGGTGCGCGGCTACTTCGGGCACCACGGCGCGAGCGTGACCGAGGACGCGGACGCGATCACCGCCCTCCTGCCGAACCGGCACACCGTCCGGGTGTCGTTCGACCCGCAGGGGCGGATCGCCTCGGTCGACGGCACGCTCGGCGGCAACTGA
- a CDS encoding DUF397 domain-containing protein, which yields MRTDRDKTDLSRAVWRKSSFSGCQGNCVEVADGFPGVVPVRDSKDPAGAVLVFGAGAWSVFVAGVRAGEFGTGGA from the coding sequence ATGCGCACCGACCGGGACAAGACGGACCTGAGCCGCGCCGTGTGGCGGAAGAGCAGCTTCAGCGGTTGCCAGGGCAACTGCGTGGAGGTCGCCGACGGCTTCCCCGGGGTGGTTCCCGTCCGGGATTCGAAGGACCCCGCGGGGGCGGTGCTGGTCTTCGGGGCCGGGGCCTGGTCGGTGTTCGTGGCCGGGGTGCGGGCGGGGGAGTTCGGCACCGGCGGAGCGTGA
- the tgmC gene encoding ATP-grasp peptide maturase system methyltransferase, with the protein MSTSAELRAALVDGLTGDDAITDPAWERAARAVPRELFVGSYFLPVPGSNPTEYRVAHEGEPGWLAGVYENRTLITQLDGRTRPEDVPGGTVTGTPSASSTLPSLVLRMWHQLGVEPGHRVLEVGTGTGYSTALGAHRLGDGNVTSVEYDPLVGAAAAAGVKAAGYAPRLLVGDGLLGDPDGGRYDRLIATCAVRHVPYPWLHQVRPGGKVLATLSGWSHGYGLALLTVTGPGEARGRFLPGGTSFMTARPHDRPPRRSIVLLPGDERPARIDPATIDTWSGSWVAQLAAPSAERMGAGGRQILSDVATGSQARTAPGPEGGWTVTQRGPLRLWDQVEDAIDAWQSAGAPHQQGFGITVSATGQRVWIGTEDGPGWHVPI; encoded by the coding sequence GTGAGCACCTCCGCCGAACTCCGCGCCGCCCTGGTGGACGGTCTCACCGGGGACGACGCGATCACCGACCCCGCCTGGGAGCGCGCCGCCCGGGCCGTCCCCCGGGAACTGTTCGTCGGGTCGTACTTCCTCCCGGTCCCGGGCAGCAACCCGACCGAGTACCGCGTCGCCCACGAGGGCGAACCCGGATGGCTGGCGGGCGTCTACGAGAACCGGACGCTGATCACCCAACTCGACGGACGGACCAGGCCCGAGGACGTACCCGGCGGCACGGTGACCGGCACGCCCTCCGCCTCGTCCACCCTGCCTTCGCTGGTGCTGCGGATGTGGCACCAGCTCGGTGTCGAGCCCGGACACCGCGTCCTGGAGGTCGGCACTGGCACCGGCTACTCGACCGCCCTCGGCGCGCACCGGCTCGGGGACGGCAACGTCACCAGCGTCGAGTACGACCCGCTGGTCGGGGCGGCCGCCGCTGCCGGCGTCAAGGCCGCCGGGTACGCGCCCCGGCTCCTCGTCGGTGACGGGCTGCTCGGGGACCCGGACGGCGGGCGGTACGACCGGCTGATCGCCACCTGCGCGGTGCGGCACGTCCCGTACCCGTGGCTGCACCAGGTCAGGCCGGGCGGGAAGGTCCTGGCCACCCTCTCCGGCTGGTCCCACGGCTACGGCCTCGCGCTGCTCACCGTGACCGGGCCGGGCGAAGCACGCGGACGGTTCCTGCCCGGCGGCACCAGCTTCATGACCGCCCGCCCGCACGACCGTCCGCCCCGCCGGAGCATCGTCCTGCTGCCCGGCGACGAACGGCCGGCCCGCATCGACCCCGCCACCATCGATACCTGGAGCGGCAGTTGGGTGGCCCAGCTCGCCGCCCCCTCCGCCGAACGGATGGGAGCCGGCGGGCGGCAGATCCTCTCGGACGTGGCCACCGGATCGCAGGCCAGGACCGCCCCCGGCCCCGAGGGCGGGTGGACCGTCACCCAACGCGGACCGCTCCGGCTCTGGGACCAGGTCGAGGACGCGATCGACGCCTGGCAGTCGGCCGGCGCACCGCACCAGCAGGGCTTCGGCATCACGGTGTCGGCCACCGGTCAGCGCGTCTGGATCGGCACCGAGGACGGCCCGGGCTGGCACGTACCGATCTGA
- a CDS encoding lamin tail domain-containing protein translates to MPTTHSRVGVASVCAASLTFSGLLVTGLFAAQPAAAADPAGYQNVRINEVTSSGNDTVELYNAGSAAVSISGWKMADDGFSPQSFSPSASSIPAGGFVTFNSPKGLGDSDKVVIYTAGGTVVDRVDWATDRAKPAMARCGGDGTGAWVTTTTATTFGSANAAGCPAAPPAASKVVVNEVSSDGSDTVELYNGGTGAVSIGSWKYVDNDTAHTAASISSSSPSATSIPAGGYVTFNSTIGLGGNDSLFLLDGSGNTVDSATWAAAGASPSDERCATGFRTSANATFGAVNSCSGSGGGTGGTTGRLLGGGGSLTSGCTPEAPGGTGSAPPGTQSWPGGLDVTIADDVCAFTTSTGPEGRDVSGLAFDPANPSVLWAAKNKNWLYKLVKSNGKWVPDATWSATGKQIRFAGGTGQPDSEGLTVGGNGHLYVTSERDNGNNTVPKDTVLEFDPAATGSTLTPLHQWDMTTQFPQLDTGSKDDANLGFEGVGYVPDSWLTASGWTDPLTGAAYNPANYPLHGSGLFFAGLEYDGTLHVYGLNSDGSFTTFGTVSTGKPGVMDVTYDAGTQRIVATCDNTCGETHTFLKVNASGAIVPDVTYTNPAVLPVDNLEGFALAPTSTCAGGFREAVWSDDGIYGFGSGTSSYGHALYSGTFPC, encoded by the coding sequence GTGCCCACTACACACTCGCGTGTCGGCGTCGCCTCCGTGTGCGCCGCGTCCCTCACCTTCTCCGGCCTGCTGGTCACCGGGTTGTTCGCCGCGCAGCCCGCGGCGGCTGCCGACCCGGCCGGCTACCAGAACGTGCGCATCAACGAGGTCACCTCCTCCGGCAACGACACGGTGGAGCTCTACAACGCCGGTTCGGCGGCGGTGAGCATCAGCGGCTGGAAGATGGCCGACGACGGCTTCTCGCCGCAGAGCTTCAGCCCGTCCGCGAGCAGCATCCCGGCCGGTGGCTTCGTCACCTTCAACTCGCCGAAGGGGCTGGGCGATTCGGACAAGGTGGTGATCTACACCGCCGGCGGCACGGTGGTCGACCGGGTCGACTGGGCGACCGACCGGGCCAAGCCCGCGATGGCCCGCTGCGGCGGCGACGGCACCGGCGCGTGGGTGACCACCACCACCGCCACCACCTTCGGCTCGGCCAACGCGGCCGGCTGCCCGGCCGCACCGCCCGCCGCGAGCAAGGTGGTGGTCAACGAGGTCAGCTCGGACGGCTCGGACACCGTCGAGCTGTACAACGGCGGCACCGGCGCGGTCAGCATCGGCTCCTGGAAGTACGTGGACAACGACACCGCGCACACCGCGGCCTCGATCTCGTCCTCCTCGCCGAGCGCGACCAGCATCCCGGCGGGCGGCTACGTCACCTTCAACTCCACCATCGGCCTGGGCGGCAACGACTCGCTGTTCCTGCTCGACGGCAGCGGCAACACCGTCGACTCGGCCACCTGGGCCGCCGCGGGCGCCTCGCCCTCCGACGAGCGCTGCGCCACCGGCTTCCGGACCTCCGCGAACGCCACCTTCGGCGCCGTGAACTCCTGCTCCGGCAGCGGCGGCGGTACGGGCGGCACCACCGGCCGGCTGCTCGGCGGCGGCGGCTCGCTCACCAGCGGCTGCACCCCCGAGGCGCCCGGCGGCACCGGCTCCGCGCCGCCCGGCACCCAGTCCTGGCCCGGCGGCCTCGACGTCACCATCGCCGACGACGTCTGCGCGTTCACCACCTCCACCGGCCCCGAGGGCCGGGACGTCAGCGGGCTGGCCTTCGACCCGGCCAACCCGTCCGTGCTGTGGGCCGCCAAGAACAAGAACTGGCTGTACAAGCTGGTCAAGAGCAACGGCAAGTGGGTCCCGGACGCGACCTGGAGCGCCACCGGCAAGCAGATCCGCTTCGCGGGCGGCACCGGCCAGCCCGACTCCGAGGGCCTGACCGTCGGCGGCAACGGCCACCTCTACGTGACCTCCGAGCGCGACAACGGCAACAACACCGTGCCGAAGGACACCGTCCTGGAGTTCGACCCGGCCGCCACCGGCAGCACCCTCACCCCGCTGCACCAGTGGGACATGACCACGCAGTTCCCGCAGCTCGACACCGGCAGCAAGGACGACGCCAACCTCGGCTTCGAGGGCGTCGGCTACGTCCCCGACAGCTGGCTGACCGCGAGCGGCTGGACCGACCCGCTGACCGGCGCCGCCTACAACCCGGCGAACTACCCGCTGCACGGCTCCGGCCTGTTCTTCGCCGGCCTGGAGTACGACGGCACCCTGCACGTCTACGGCCTCAACTCGGACGGCAGCTTCACCACCTTCGGCACCGTCTCCACCGGCAAGCCCGGCGTGATGGACGTGACCTACGACGCCGGCACCCAGCGGATCGTCGCCACCTGCGACAACACCTGCGGCGAGACCCACACCTTCCTGAAGGTCAACGCCTCCGGCGCGATCGTGCCGGACGTGACCTACACCAACCCGGCCGTGCTGCCGGTCGACAACCTGGAGGGCTTCGCCCTCGCGCCGACCTCCACCTGCGCGGGCGGCTTCCGCGAGGCGGTCTGGAGCGACGACGGCATCTACGGCTTCGGCTCCGGCACCTCCTCGTACGGGCACGCCCTCTACAGCGGCACCTTCCCCTGCTGA
- the tgmA gene encoding putative ATP-grasp-modified RiPP, whose translation MTTAPWGTTRMAPYAPSTPVPQFIPVIGPETQIAVLVNEHGRTVGEEAREFCARQSDGAVYKPLWDSRYRDAGGSARQVWVGRWTRPRSPTPCPSARTSSGPGCRRRSTSP comes from the coding sequence ATGACGACCGCACCATGGGGCACCACCCGCATGGCGCCGTACGCACCGAGCACCCCCGTCCCGCAGTTCATCCCCGTGATCGGCCCCGAGACGCAGATCGCCGTACTCGTGAACGAGCACGGCCGCACGGTCGGGGAGGAAGCCCGGGAGTTCTGCGCCCGCCAGTCCGACGGGGCGGTCTACAAGCCGCTGTGGGACAGCAGGTACCGGGATGCCGGAGGATCCGCGCGGCAGGTGTGGGTAGGGAGGTGGACCAGACCGAGATCACCGACGCCGTGTCCATCTGCCCGCACCTCTTCCGGGCCAGGGTGCCGAAGGCGTTCGACTTCGCCGTGA
- a CDS encoding methyltransferase domain-containing protein: MAVAVEPDRAKQEAFAGRMLQVLNDACLGLMAGVGHESGLFDVMAGLEPATAGEVARAAGLNERYVREWLGAMVTGGVVDYDPARESYRLPPEHAASLTRAAGPDNLARIAQDLGMLAEVEQRVVEAFRTGAGVPYAAYPRFQALQAEESGEVYDLALVHGIVPLVPGLPERLREGIDVLDVGCGQGHAVNVLAEAFPASRFQGLDRSEEGVAAARAEAAGRGLPNARFEVGDSAELTGSHDLVTAFDVIHDLARPARTLAAIAGALRPGGVFLMGDIAASSRLEENIGHPLCPALYTFSVFYCMSVSLGEGGEGLGTVWGEQTARRMLADAGFGTVDVRRVEGDILNVYYAARR, translated from the coding sequence ATGGCTGTCGCCGTGGAACCGGACCGGGCGAAGCAGGAGGCGTTCGCGGGCCGGATGCTCCAGGTCCTGAACGACGCCTGCCTGGGCCTGATGGCCGGGGTCGGCCACGAGAGTGGCCTGTTCGACGTCATGGCGGGCCTGGAGCCGGCCACCGCCGGGGAGGTCGCCCGGGCCGCCGGGCTGAACGAGCGGTACGTCCGGGAGTGGCTGGGCGCGATGGTGACGGGCGGGGTCGTCGACTACGACCCCGCGCGGGAGTCGTACCGGCTGCCGCCGGAGCACGCGGCCTCGCTCACCCGGGCGGCCGGCCCGGACAACCTGGCCCGGATCGCCCAGGACCTCGGCATGCTGGCCGAGGTCGAGCAGCGGGTGGTGGAGGCGTTCCGGACGGGCGCCGGGGTGCCGTACGCGGCCTACCCGCGCTTCCAGGCGCTCCAGGCCGAGGAGTCCGGCGAGGTGTACGACCTCGCCCTGGTGCACGGGATCGTGCCGCTGGTTCCCGGCCTGCCGGAGCGGCTGCGGGAGGGCATCGACGTCCTCGACGTCGGCTGCGGGCAGGGCCACGCGGTCAACGTGCTCGCCGAGGCGTTCCCCGCCAGCCGCTTCCAGGGGCTGGACCGCTCCGAGGAGGGCGTCGCCGCCGCCCGCGCCGAGGCCGCCGGGCGCGGCCTGCCGAACGCCCGGTTCGAGGTCGGCGACAGCGCCGAACTGACCGGCTCCCACGACCTGGTGACGGCCTTCGACGTGATCCACGACCTGGCCCGCCCCGCCCGCACCCTGGCGGCGATCGCCGGGGCGCTGCGCCCCGGGGGCGTCTTCCTGATGGGCGACATCGCCGCCTCCAGCCGCCTGGAGGAGAACATCGGCCACCCGCTCTGCCCCGCGCTCTACACCTTCTCGGTCTTCTACTGCATGAGCGTCTCGCTCGGCGAGGGCGGCGAGGGCCTGGGCACCGTCTGGGGCGAGCAGACCGCCCGCCGGATGCTCGCCGACGCGGGCTTCGGCACGGTGGACGTCCGCCGGGTCGAGGGCGACATCCTCAACGTGTACTACGCGGCCCGGCGTTGA
- a CDS encoding cellulase family glycosylhydrolase: protein MEKPPSRRALTAVGAAVAAVFGLLFSVFGFTPGSAEAVTSGIHVSNGRIYESNGNRFVVRGVNHAYAWYPSQATAIADIAAKGANTVRVVLGDGQRWTRTSTAQISALIAQCKAAKVICVLEVHDATGYGEDAAAGTLDGAAQFWVDNKSALIGQENHVVVNIANEPWGNTGYTGWTAATKSAIAKVRAAGIHNALMVDGPNWGQDWSGTMRDNAASVFASDADRNTIFSIHMYGVYNTAAKVQDYLNAYTSAGLPIVVGEFGAQHSDGDPDEDAIMATAQAQGIGYLGWSWSGNGGGVEYLDLVNNFDKNSLTTWGNRFFNGANGIAATAKRATIYDNPTSSPTATKAPNGYPYCASASSDPDGDGWGWENSASCVVRGGKADH from the coding sequence ATGGAAAAGCCGCCGAGCCGCAGGGCGCTCACGGCTGTCGGCGCGGCAGTCGCCGCCGTCTTCGGCCTGCTGTTCTCCGTCTTCGGGTTCACCCCCGGCAGCGCCGAGGCCGTCACCTCCGGCATCCACGTCAGCAACGGCCGGATCTACGAGTCCAACGGCAACCGGTTCGTCGTGCGCGGCGTCAACCACGCGTACGCCTGGTACCCGAGCCAGGCCACCGCGATCGCCGACATCGCGGCCAAGGGCGCCAACACCGTCCGCGTCGTCCTCGGCGACGGCCAGCGCTGGACGCGCACCAGCACCGCCCAAATCTCCGCGCTGATCGCCCAGTGCAAGGCCGCCAAGGTGATCTGCGTGCTGGAGGTGCACGACGCCACCGGCTACGGCGAGGACGCCGCGGCCGGCACGCTCGACGGGGCCGCGCAGTTCTGGGTCGACAACAAGAGCGCGCTGATCGGCCAGGAGAACCACGTCGTCGTCAACATCGCCAACGAGCCCTGGGGCAACACGGGTTACACCGGCTGGACCGCCGCCACCAAGAGCGCGATCGCGAAGGTCCGCGCCGCCGGGATCCACAACGCGCTGATGGTCGACGGCCCGAACTGGGGCCAGGACTGGTCCGGCACCATGCGCGACAACGCGGCCTCGGTGTTCGCGTCCGACGCCGACCGCAACACGATCTTCTCGATCCACATGTACGGCGTCTACAACACCGCCGCCAAGGTCCAGGACTACCTGAACGCCTACACCTCGGCCGGACTCCCCATCGTGGTCGGCGAGTTCGGCGCCCAGCACAGCGACGGCGACCCGGACGAGGACGCCATCATGGCCACCGCCCAAGCCCAGGGCATCGGCTACCTCGGCTGGTCCTGGAGCGGCAACGGCGGCGGCGTCGAGTACCTCGACCTGGTCAACAACTTCGACAAGAACTCGCTGACCACCTGGGGCAACCGCTTCTTCAACGGCGCCAACGGCATCGCCGCCACCGCCAAGCGCGCCACCATCTACGACAACCCCACCTCGTCCCCGACCGCGACCAAGGCGCCGAACGGCTACCCGTACTGCGCCTCCGCCTCCTCCGACCCGGACGGGGACGGCTGGGGCTGGGAGAACAGCGCCTCCTGCGTGGTGCGCGGCGGCAAGGCCGACCACTGA